The proteins below come from a single Mycobacterium parmense genomic window:
- a CDS encoding MCE family protein: MNRMWLRGSALAAGSALLAGCQYGGLNSLSMPGTAGHGSGAYSISVELPDVATLPQNSPVMVDDVTVGSVAGIAAEQRSDGSFYAAVKLALDKDVVLPANATATVAQTSLLGSMHVDLARPKDKPAVGRLTDGSKIAESHTGRYPTTEEVLSALGVVVNKGNVGALEEITDETYKAVAGRQDQFVDLVPRLAELTGGLNRQVNDIIDAVDGLNRFSATLARDKDNLGRALATLPEAVRVLNKNREHIVDAFAALKRLATVTAHVLSKTKVDFAADLKDLYSAVKALNDNRKNFVTSLQLLLTFPFPNFGIKQAVRGDYLNVFTTFDLTLRRIGETFFTTAYFDPNMVHMNEILNPPDFLVGEMANLSGQAADPFKIPPGKASGQ, encoded by the coding sequence GTGAATCGAATGTGGTTGCGTGGCAGCGCATTGGCTGCGGGCAGCGCCCTGTTGGCCGGCTGCCAGTACGGCGGCCTGAATTCGCTGTCGATGCCCGGCACCGCCGGGCACGGCAGCGGCGCCTACTCGATCAGCGTCGAGCTGCCGGACGTGGCGACGCTGCCGCAGAACTCGCCGGTGATGGTCGACGACGTCACGGTCGGCAGCGTCGCGGGGATCGCGGCCGAACAGCGCTCCGACGGCAGTTTCTACGCCGCGGTCAAGTTGGCGTTGGACAAGGACGTGGTGTTGCCGGCCAACGCGACCGCGACGGTCGCCCAGACGTCGCTGCTGGGTTCGATGCACGTCGACCTGGCCCGCCCGAAGGACAAGCCGGCGGTCGGCAGGCTGACCGACGGGTCCAAGATCGCCGAGTCCCACACCGGCCGCTACCCGACCACCGAGGAGGTGCTCTCGGCGCTCGGCGTGGTGGTGAACAAGGGCAACGTCGGCGCCCTCGAGGAGATCACCGACGAGACGTACAAGGCCGTCGCGGGCCGTCAGGACCAGTTCGTCGATCTGGTGCCCCGGCTGGCGGAGCTGACCGGGGGGCTCAACCGTCAGGTCAACGACATCATCGACGCGGTCGACGGCTTGAACCGGTTCTCGGCGACCCTGGCCCGCGACAAGGACAACCTCGGCCGGGCGCTGGCCACGCTGCCCGAAGCGGTTCGCGTGCTCAACAAGAACCGCGAGCACATCGTCGACGCTTTCGCGGCGCTCAAAAGGCTGGCCACCGTCACCGCGCACGTCCTGTCCAAAACGAAGGTGGACTTCGCCGCGGACCTCAAGGACCTGTACTCGGCCGTCAAGGCGCTCAACGACAACCGCAAGAACTTCGTCACCTCGCTGCAACTGCTGCTGACGTTCCCGTTCCCGAACTTCGGGATCAAGCAGGCCGTGCGCGGCGACTACCTCAACGTGTTCACCACGTTCGACCTGACCTTGCGCCGCATCGGTGAAACCTTCTTCACCACCGCGTACTTCGACCCGAACATGGTCCACATGAACGAGATCCTCAACCCGCCGGACTTCTTGGTCGGGGAGATGGCCAACCTGTCGGGACAGGCGGCCGACCCGTTCAAGATCCCGCCCGGCAAGGCCTCGGGACAGTAG
- a CDS encoding ABC transporter ATP-binding protein, translating to MAGEESVFDFIDVVVEREGVRALDGLTATIPAQGVTAVFGPSGSGKSTLLRLCNRLEVPTSGRVMFRGTDIVEIDPLVLRRRVGMCFQRPTPFPGTVADNLRAADPAASAERMRDTLARVALTGSWLDRDAGALSGGEAQRMCLARTLMARPEVLLLDEPTSAVDAEAAEVIERAVRELAADGIPALWVSHDASQVGRAADRVLRVQRGRSRGLEPTAPRPGDGTVAK from the coding sequence GTGGCGGGTGAGGAGTCGGTCTTCGATTTCATCGACGTTGTGGTCGAGCGGGAGGGCGTGCGGGCGCTCGACGGGCTCACGGCGACGATCCCGGCCCAGGGGGTGACGGCGGTGTTCGGGCCGTCGGGGTCGGGCAAGTCCACGTTGCTTCGGCTGTGCAATCGGCTCGAGGTGCCGACCAGTGGGCGAGTGATGTTCCGAGGAACCGACATCGTCGAGATCGACCCGCTGGTGCTGCGGCGCCGGGTGGGCATGTGCTTCCAGCGCCCGACCCCGTTTCCCGGCACGGTGGCCGACAACCTGCGGGCGGCCGACCCGGCGGCTTCCGCGGAGCGGATGAGGGACACGCTGGCCCGCGTCGCGTTGACGGGATCGTGGCTGGACCGCGACGCCGGAGCGCTGTCGGGAGGGGAGGCACAGCGCATGTGCCTGGCGCGCACGCTGATGGCGCGGCCCGAGGTGTTGCTGCTCGACGAACCCACGTCGGCGGTGGATGCCGAAGCGGCCGAGGTAATCGAGCGCGCGGTGCGCGAGCTGGCCGCTGACGGGATCCCGGCCCTTTGGGTCTCCCACGACGCGTCGCAGGTCGGGCGGGCCGCCGACCGCGTCCTGCGCGTGCAGCGGGGCCGCAGCCGCGGGTTGGAGCCGACGGCGCCGCGGCCGGGCGACGGGACGGTGGCGAAATGA
- a CDS encoding alpha,alpha-trehalose-phosphate synthase (UDP-forming) — protein MASPEGRSTAKGPEPARFGHSDFVVVANRLPVDQERLPDGTTAWKRSPGGLVTALEPLLRRRRGAWVGWPGVVDEDVEGRDEPILQEDLELRPVRLSAADVAEYYEGFSNATLWPLYHDVIVKPIYHREWWDRYVAVNRRFADATSRAAAKGATVWVQDYQLQLVPKMLRELRPDLVIGFFLHIPFPPVELFMQLPWRTEIVEGLLGADLVGFHLAGGAQNFLILSRRLIGANTSRGSVGVRSRLGEVELASRTVRVGAFPISIDSADLDAKARHRDVRRRAREIRAELGNPRKILLGVDRLDYTKGIDVRLKAFSELLAEGRAKRDDTVLIQLATPSRERVESYQILRNDIEREVGHINGEYAEVGHPVVHYLHRPVPRDELIAFFVAADVMLVTPLRDGMNLVAKEYVACRSDLGGALVLSEFTGAAAELRTAYLVNPHDLEGVKDAIEAALNQSVEDGRRRMRAMRRQVLAHDVDRWARSFLDALAEPHSQPGG, from the coding sequence ATGGCGTCCCCGGAAGGGCGGTCCACGGCGAAGGGCCCGGAGCCTGCGCGCTTCGGGCATTCCGACTTCGTCGTCGTCGCCAACCGGCTGCCCGTCGACCAGGAGCGGCTGCCCGACGGCACCACCGCATGGAAACGCAGCCCCGGCGGGCTGGTCACCGCCCTCGAGCCGCTCTTGCGCCGGCGACGCGGGGCGTGGGTCGGCTGGCCGGGCGTCGTCGACGAAGACGTCGAGGGCCGCGACGAGCCGATCCTTCAGGAGGACCTCGAACTGCGTCCGGTGCGGCTGAGCGCCGCCGACGTCGCCGAGTACTACGAGGGATTCTCCAACGCCACGCTGTGGCCGCTGTATCACGACGTCATCGTCAAACCCATCTACCACCGCGAATGGTGGGACCGCTACGTTGCGGTCAACCGTCGCTTCGCCGACGCCACGTCCCGCGCCGCCGCCAAGGGTGCCACCGTGTGGGTGCAGGATTACCAGCTGCAACTGGTGCCCAAGATGCTGCGCGAGTTGCGTCCCGACCTGGTCATCGGGTTCTTCCTGCACATCCCCTTTCCGCCGGTGGAGCTGTTCATGCAGCTGCCCTGGCGCACCGAGATCGTCGAGGGCCTGCTCGGCGCCGACCTGGTCGGCTTCCATCTGGCCGGCGGGGCGCAGAACTTCCTGATCCTGTCGCGCCGGCTGATCGGCGCGAACACCTCCCGGGGATCGGTCGGGGTCCGGTCGCGGTTGGGCGAGGTGGAACTCGCTTCCCGCACGGTGCGCGTCGGCGCCTTCCCCATCTCCATCGACTCGGCCGACCTGGACGCGAAAGCCCGCCACCGCGACGTCCGGCGCCGCGCCCGCGAGATCCGCGCCGAGCTCGGCAACCCGCGCAAGATCCTGCTGGGCGTCGACCGCCTCGACTACACCAAGGGCATCGACGTCCGGCTCAAGGCCTTCTCCGAACTGCTCGCGGAAGGGCGGGCAAAACGCGACGACACCGTGCTGATCCAGCTGGCGACCCCGAGCCGCGAACGCGTGGAGAGCTACCAGATCCTGCGCAACGACATCGAACGCGAGGTTGGCCACATCAACGGCGAGTACGCCGAGGTCGGGCACCCCGTCGTGCATTACCTGCACCGTCCGGTCCCCCGCGACGAGCTGATCGCGTTCTTCGTCGCCGCCGACGTCATGCTGGTCACCCCGCTGCGCGACGGGATGAACCTGGTGGCCAAGGAGTACGTGGCCTGCCGCAGCGATCTCGGCGGCGCGCTCGTGCTGAGCGAATTCACCGGCGCCGCAGCCGAACTCCGAACTGCCTACCTGGTCAACCCGCACGACCTCGAGGGGGTCAAAGACGCGATCGAGGCGGCGCTCAACCAGTCGGTGGAGGACGGGCGGCGGCGGATGCGCGCGATGCGGCGCCAGGTGCTCGCCCACGACGTGGACCGCTGGGCGCGGTCGTTCCTCGACGCGCTCGCCGAACCGCATTCTCAGCCCGGCGGATAG
- a CDS encoding ABC transporter permease → MNGQVGWVGLAASLALVVLAAAISLWQQLGLERQVLWAAARALAQLLLVGGALTLLFAPGRSLWWSWAWTAGMIAYAGDVAHRRAPEVPRLAPLAIAAFTAAAVVTLGVIFGLRVFPLQARTLVPIAGMMIGNSMTAMVLVARRLVDELRDKRDEVEARLALGQPSRQAAAPYLRIALRSAISPQIETTKATGLVFLPGAMTGLILAGVHPVQAVLVQAVVMFLILGSVAATTVVVALGLVRLVFTRDHRLLPLGRRRDRAGSRR, encoded by the coding sequence ATGAACGGTCAGGTCGGCTGGGTCGGGCTGGCGGCGTCGCTGGCCCTGGTGGTGCTCGCGGCAGCCATTTCGCTGTGGCAGCAGTTGGGCCTGGAGCGTCAGGTGCTGTGGGCGGCGGCCCGTGCGCTGGCCCAGCTGCTGCTGGTCGGCGGGGCGCTCACGCTGCTGTTCGCGCCCGGCCGGTCGCTGTGGTGGTCGTGGGCGTGGACGGCGGGCATGATCGCCTACGCCGGTGACGTCGCGCACCGGCGCGCGCCGGAGGTGCCGAGGCTGGCGCCGCTGGCCATCGCCGCGTTCACCGCCGCGGCGGTGGTCACCCTTGGCGTGATCTTCGGGCTGCGGGTGTTCCCGCTGCAGGCGCGGACGCTGGTGCCCATCGCCGGGATGATGATCGGGAACTCGATGACGGCGATGGTGCTGGTCGCCCGGCGGTTGGTCGACGAGCTGCGCGACAAGCGCGACGAGGTCGAGGCGCGCCTGGCCCTCGGCCAGCCGTCCCGCCAGGCCGCGGCACCCTATCTGCGAATAGCGTTGCGCTCGGCGATATCTCCTCAAATCGAGACCACGAAGGCCACCGGGCTGGTATTCCTCCCGGGCGCCATGACCGGCCTCATCCTGGCGGGCGTGCACCCGGTGCAGGCCGTGCTCGTGCAGGCCGTCGTCATGTTCCTGATCCTGGGGTCGGTCGCGGCCACCACCGTGGTGGTGGCGCTCGGCCTGGTCCGCCTGGTGTTCACCCGCGACCACCGGCTATTGCCGCTCGGCCGGCGGCGCGACCGCGCCGGCTCGCGCCGCTGA
- a CDS encoding mammalian cell entry protein has protein sequence MRRLAAVAGVLLVAAFVGLSAAAGWFYWDRVQTRGEQAARAVLPQLAAKEIPEVFAYDYQTVERSLSDAYPLLTPDYRQEFRKSANTQIIPEAKKREVVVQANVVGVGVMTAQRDSASVMVYMNRTVTDKSRQPLYDGSRLRVDFKKIGKQWLIAYITPI, from the coding sequence CTGCGCCGGCTGGCCGCGGTCGCGGGCGTCCTGCTGGTCGCGGCGTTCGTCGGGCTGTCGGCGGCGGCGGGCTGGTTCTACTGGGACAGGGTGCAGACCCGCGGCGAGCAGGCGGCCCGCGCGGTGCTGCCGCAGCTGGCCGCCAAGGAGATCCCCGAGGTGTTCGCCTACGACTATCAGACCGTCGAACGCAGCCTCAGCGACGCGTACCCGCTGCTGACCCCCGACTACCGGCAGGAGTTCCGCAAGAGCGCCAACACGCAGATCATCCCGGAGGCCAAGAAGCGTGAGGTGGTGGTCCAGGCCAACGTCGTGGGTGTGGGAGTCATGACCGCACAACGGGACTCGGCCTCGGTGATGGTCTACATGAACCGGACGGTCACCGACAAGTCGCGCCAGCCGCTCTACGACGGCAGCCGGCTGCGGGTGGATTTCAAGAAGATCGGCAAGCAGTGGCTGATCGCCTACATCACGCCCATCTAG
- a CDS encoding MCE family protein, protein MAASGMPSHRSMVIKVGIFTVTMVLVAAGLVVVFGDFRFGPESTYHATFTNVSRLKAGQKVRIAGVPVGAVSGIALNRDNTIDVKFGIDKRYTLYSSTRAVIRYENLVGDRYLEITSGPGELRKLPPGGTINSQHTQPALDLDALLGGLRPVTKGLDGDKINTISSAVIQLLQGQGGALSNVLSDTSSFSSALAQRDQLIGDVITNLNTVLGTIDAKGAQFSASVDQLQQLITGLAQHKDEIAGAIPPLASTTTDLTELLQNSRRPLQGIIENTRPLATELDNRKAEVDSDVEQLGEDYLRLAALGAYGSFFNIYFCSVTIKINGPAGGDILLPLGGQVDPSKGRCAFVK, encoded by the coding sequence ATGGCGGCTTCGGGAATGCCGTCGCACCGGTCGATGGTGATCAAGGTCGGGATCTTCACGGTGACGATGGTGCTCGTCGCGGCCGGGCTGGTGGTGGTCTTCGGTGACTTCCGGTTCGGCCCCGAAAGCACCTACCACGCAACGTTCACCAACGTGTCGCGGTTGAAGGCGGGCCAGAAGGTGCGCATCGCCGGAGTTCCGGTGGGCGCGGTATCGGGAATCGCGCTCAACCGGGACAACACCATCGACGTCAAGTTCGGGATCGACAAGCGCTACACGCTGTACTCGTCGACACGCGCGGTGATTCGCTACGAAAACCTGGTCGGCGACCGGTATTTGGAGATCACCTCGGGTCCTGGCGAGCTGCGCAAGCTGCCGCCGGGTGGCACCATCAATTCCCAGCACACCCAGCCCGCGCTGGACCTCGACGCGCTGCTGGGCGGGCTGCGGCCGGTGACCAAGGGCCTGGACGGCGACAAGATCAACACCATCAGCAGCGCCGTCATCCAGTTGTTGCAGGGCCAGGGCGGGGCGTTGTCCAACGTCTTGTCCGACACCAGTTCGTTCTCGTCGGCCCTGGCGCAACGCGACCAGCTCATCGGTGACGTGATCACCAACCTCAACACGGTGCTGGGGACCATCGACGCCAAGGGCGCTCAATTCTCCGCCAGCGTCGACCAGTTGCAGCAGCTGATCACCGGGCTGGCCCAGCACAAGGACGAGATCGCCGGGGCCATCCCGCCGCTGGCGTCGACCACGACGGATCTGACTGAGCTGCTGCAGAATTCCCGACGGCCACTGCAGGGCATCATCGAGAACACCCGGCCGCTGGCCACCGAGCTGGACAACCGCAAGGCCGAGGTGGACAGCGACGTCGAGCAGCTGGGCGAGGACTATCTGCGCCTGGCGGCACTCGGCGCCTACGGTTCGTTCTTCAACATCTATTTCTGTTCGGTGACCATCAAGATCAACGGCCCGGCCGGCGGCGACATCCTGCTGCCGCTGGGCGGACAGGTCGATCCCAGCAAGGGGAGGTGCGCTTTTGTCAAGTAG
- a CDS encoding mammalian cell entry protein has protein sequence MKDRVVADEQPTTAHVRRRASRAAGPATNGSSPAGTARVDAPGAPKQPPKPVTALKPVKPPPRRPPHRVLVACIALAAVLLAVGALAGCVAFLVLQQRHADAQRARDQRFVDTATQTVINMFSYKQDNIDESVNRFFDGTSGPLRGMLGANNNIENLKGLFRSTNATSEAVVNGAALEGVDNVTDNASVLVSVRVTVADIDGVNKPSMPYRLRVIVHEDEAGHMTGYDLKYPDGGN, from the coding sequence CTGAAGGATCGAGTAGTGGCAGACGAGCAACCAACCACAGCGCACGTCCGCAGGCGGGCGTCCCGCGCGGCCGGGCCCGCGACGAACGGGTCGAGCCCGGCCGGCACGGCGCGGGTCGATGCGCCCGGCGCACCGAAGCAGCCCCCGAAACCGGTCACGGCACTCAAGCCGGTCAAACCGCCGCCGCGGCGCCCCCCGCATCGAGTGCTGGTGGCGTGCATCGCGTTGGCCGCGGTGCTCCTCGCGGTCGGTGCGCTGGCCGGATGCGTGGCCTTCCTGGTGCTGCAGCAACGTCATGCCGACGCCCAGCGGGCTCGCGACCAGCGCTTCGTCGACACCGCCACGCAAACGGTGATCAACATGTTCAGCTACAAGCAGGACAACATCGACGAGAGCGTGAACCGGTTCTTCGACGGCACCAGCGGCCCGCTGCGCGGCATGCTGGGAGCCAACAACAACATCGAGAACCTCAAGGGACTGTTCCGCTCCACCAACGCGACCTCGGAGGCCGTCGTCAACGGCGCCGCCCTCGAAGGCGTCGACAACGTCACCGACAACGCGTCGGTGCTGGTGTCGGTGCGCGTCACGGTCGCTGACATCGACGGGGTGAACAAGCCGTCGATGCCCTACCGGCTGCGCGTGATCGTGCACGAGGACGAGGCCGGGCACATGACCGGCTATGACCTGAAGTATCCCGACGGGGGCAACTGA
- a CDS encoding virulence factor Mce family protein: protein MLKRIKGGRGLRFATALALVAALVGGVYVLTSTGNTRSVVGYFASAVGLYPGDQVRILGVPVGQVDSIEPRPSDVKITMSVSKDVRIPSDAKAIIVSPNLVSARFVQLTPAYTGGPALPPGGSIDLARTAVPVEWDEVKEALTQLASQLGPTTGSMQGPLGAAINQAADTFNGNGESFHNALQELSQVAGRLGDSRGDIFGTVKNLQVLVDALSNSNEQIVQFAGNVASVSQVLADSSRHLDTTLGTLNKALSDVRGFLHENNSTLVDTVNNLNDFAKTLSDQSDNIEQVLHVAGPGISNFYNIYDPAQGTLNGLLSIPEFANPVQFICGGSFDTAAGPRAPDYYKRAELCRERLGPVLRRLSVNYPPIMFHPLNTITAYKGQIIYDTPDTQAKSATPVPQLTWVPAKGAQTPPAAQNPADLQALLVPTAPQAAQPGGTPPGAAPGPGNFGPLPGPAPGQAPPPASADLGGGQ, encoded by the coding sequence ATGCTGAAGCGGATCAAGGGCGGCCGGGGGTTGCGCTTTGCCACCGCCCTCGCGCTGGTGGCGGCCCTGGTGGGCGGCGTGTACGTGTTGACGTCGACGGGAAATACCCGCAGCGTCGTCGGCTACTTCGCCTCCGCCGTCGGGCTTTATCCGGGAGACCAGGTCCGCATCCTCGGGGTGCCGGTGGGCCAGGTCGACTCGATCGAACCGCGGCCCTCCGACGTCAAGATCACCATGTCGGTGTCCAAGGACGTGCGAATTCCCTCCGACGCCAAGGCCATCATCGTGTCGCCGAACCTGGTGTCGGCGCGGTTCGTCCAGCTGACCCCTGCCTACACCGGCGGGCCGGCGCTGCCGCCCGGCGGCAGCATCGACCTCGCCCGCACCGCCGTCCCGGTGGAGTGGGACGAGGTGAAGGAGGCGCTGACGCAGCTGGCCTCCCAGCTCGGCCCGACGACCGGGTCGATGCAGGGCCCGCTGGGCGCGGCGATCAACCAGGCCGCCGACACGTTCAACGGCAATGGCGAGTCGTTCCACAACGCCCTGCAGGAACTGTCGCAAGTCGCTGGGCGGCTTGGTGATTCGCGTGGTGACATCTTCGGGACGGTCAAGAACCTGCAGGTGCTCGTCGACGCGCTGTCGAACAGCAACGAGCAGATCGTGCAGTTCGCGGGCAACGTCGCCTCGGTGTCACAGGTGCTCGCCGACAGCTCCCGCCATCTGGACACGACCCTGGGGACCCTGAACAAGGCGCTCTCCGACGTCCGTGGCTTCCTGCACGAGAACAACTCGACGCTGGTCGACACCGTCAACAACCTCAACGATTTCGCCAAGACGCTGAGCGACCAGAGCGACAACATCGAGCAGGTGCTGCACGTCGCGGGGCCCGGGATCTCCAACTTCTACAACATCTACGACCCCGCACAGGGCACGCTGAACGGTCTGCTGTCGATCCCGGAATTCGCCAATCCCGTGCAGTTCATCTGCGGTGGGTCCTTCGACACCGCCGCCGGGCCGCGCGCACCCGACTATTACAAGCGCGCCGAATTGTGCCGTGAGCGGCTGGGTCCCGTTCTGCGGCGGCTCTCCGTGAACTACCCGCCGATCATGTTCCATCCCCTCAATACGATCACGGCGTACAAGGGTCAGATCATCTACGACACCCCGGACACCCAGGCGAAGTCGGCGACTCCGGTCCCGCAGCTGACCTGGGTGCCGGCCAAGGGCGCGCAGACGCCGCCGGCCGCGCAGAACCCGGCGGACCTCCAAGCGCTGCTGGTGCCGACGGCGCCGCAGGCCGCCCAGCCGGGCGGTACCCCGCCGGGGGCCGCGCCCGGGCCGGGGAACTTCGGTCCGCTGCCCGGCCCCGCGCCGGGCCAGGCCCCACCACCGGCATCGGCCGATCTGGGCGGCGGCCAGTGA
- a CDS encoding virulence factor Mce family protein, whose translation MIDKLTKIQLAIFAVITALTLTVMAIFYLRLPATFGLGTYAGTADFVAGGGLYPNANVTYRGVAVGRVESVGLNPSGVTARMRLNSGTPIPSNVTATVKSVSAVGEQYIDLVPPNPPATGKLHNGFRIERQNTRIGQDVADLLKRAEALVNSIGDTRLRELLHETFVATNGSGPELARLIESARMLVDEANADYPQVSQLIDQAGPFLQAQIRAGADIKSLSDGLARFTSEVRQADPQLRTTLDIAPGAADEASTAFSGIRPSFPALAASLANLGRVGVIYHKSIEHLLVVLPALFAAITTAAGGAPQDEGAKLDFKLDLNDPPPCAVGFLPPPLMRTPADETLRELPRDMYCKVAQNDPSTVRGARNYPCQEFPGKRAPTIQLCRDPKGYVPVGRNPWRGPPIPYDAPVTNGLNVLPPNKFPYIPPGAEPDPGTPIVGPPPPGVTPGPGPMPGHQPAYDPPPPNDNGPPPPFTSWQPPGVPPVPPALPYPKWLPPPPPPEGINPPPPGPGPEKPWGAPAPAPGPQPQASGPSYTTYDQKTGAFVDPAGGTGIFAPGGGGGSSAENWVDLMLDPRPL comes from the coding sequence ATGATCGACAAGCTCACCAAGATCCAGCTCGCCATCTTCGCCGTGATCACCGCGCTCACCCTGACCGTGATGGCGATCTTCTACCTGCGCCTGCCCGCCACGTTCGGCCTCGGGACCTACGCCGGCACAGCCGATTTCGTCGCCGGCGGCGGGTTGTATCCTAACGCCAACGTCACGTATCGCGGGGTCGCCGTGGGCCGGGTGGAGTCGGTCGGGCTGAACCCCAGCGGCGTCACCGCCCGAATGCGGCTGAACAGCGGGACCCCCATCCCGTCGAACGTCACCGCAACCGTCAAGAGCGTGTCGGCGGTCGGTGAGCAGTACATCGATCTGGTGCCCCCGAACCCGCCGGCGACCGGCAAGCTGCACAACGGGTTTCGGATCGAACGGCAGAACACCCGAATCGGCCAGGACGTCGCCGACCTGCTGAAGCGGGCGGAGGCGCTGGTCAACAGCATCGGTGACACGCGGTTGCGCGAGCTGCTGCACGAGACGTTCGTCGCGACCAACGGGTCGGGTCCCGAGCTCGCCAGGCTGATCGAGTCGGCTCGCATGCTGGTCGACGAGGCCAACGCCGACTATCCGCAGGTCTCCCAGCTGATCGACCAGGCCGGCCCGTTCCTGCAGGCCCAGATTCGCGCCGGCGCCGACATCAAGAGCCTGTCCGACGGGCTGGCGCGGTTCACCTCCGAGGTGCGCCAGGCCGACCCGCAGCTTCGCACGACGCTGGACATCGCCCCGGGCGCGGCCGACGAGGCCAGCACCGCATTCTCCGGTATCCGCCCGTCGTTCCCGGCGCTGGCCGCCAGCCTGGCCAACCTGGGCCGGGTCGGCGTGATCTACCACAAGTCGATCGAGCACCTGCTGGTGGTGCTGCCGGCGCTGTTCGCCGCCATAACCACTGCGGCCGGCGGGGCCCCGCAGGACGAGGGCGCCAAGCTGGACTTCAAGCTCGACCTCAACGACCCGCCGCCTTGCGCCGTCGGTTTCCTGCCGCCGCCGCTGATGCGCACGCCCGCCGACGAGACGCTGCGCGAGCTCCCGAGGGACATGTACTGCAAGGTCGCGCAGAACGATCCCAGCACTGTGCGCGGAGCGCGCAATTACCCGTGCCAGGAGTTCCCCGGCAAACGGGCCCCGACCATCCAGCTGTGCCGCGACCCGAAAGGCTATGTGCCCGTCGGCCGCAACCCCTGGCGCGGTCCGCCCATCCCGTATGACGCCCCGGTGACCAACGGGCTGAACGTGTTGCCGCCCAACAAGTTTCCTTACATTCCGCCGGGTGCCGAACCGGATCCCGGCACGCCGATCGTGGGCCCGCCGCCCCCCGGTGTGACGCCCGGCCCGGGGCCGATGCCCGGGCACCAGCCGGCCTACGACCCGCCGCCGCCCAACGACAACGGGCCGCCGCCGCCCTTCACGTCGTGGCAGCCACCCGGGGTGCCGCCGGTCCCGCCTGCGCTGCCGTACCCGAAGTGGTTGCCGCCGCCACCACCGCCGGAAGGGATCAACCCGCCGCCGCCGGGCCCGGGACCGGAGAAGCCGTGGGGGGCGCCCGCCCCGGCGCCGGGCCCGCAGCCGCAGGCCAGCGGCCCGTCGTACACCACGTACGACCAGAAGACCGGCGCGTTTGTGGACCCGGCGGGCGGCACTGGTATTTTCGCGCCCGGCGGGGGCGGCGGATCCAGCGCCGAGAACTGGGTGGACCTCATGCTTGATCCGAGGCCCCTCTGA
- a CDS encoding virulence factor Mce family protein, translated as MSSSAKRDRDPLRTGIFGVVLVVCVVLIAFGYAGLPFFPQGKVYDAYFTDAGGISPGNTVYVSGFKVGKVQSVGLAGDSAKISFTVDRHVAVGDQSLAAIRTDTILGERSIAVTPAGGGKATTIPLSRTTTPYTLAGALEDLGQNATTLNKPQFEQALDVLTDTLQDATPDLRGALDGVTSLSRTLNKRDEALQSLLAHAKSVTGMLSQRAGQVNQLVDDGNALFAALDERRAALSRLISGIQGLSAQISGFVADNRKEFGPSLSKLNQVLANLNERRDYITEALKRLPTYATELGEVVGSGPGFNVNVYGVIPAPLLATMFDFFYQPGKLPASLADYLRGLIQERWIIRPKSP; from the coding sequence TTGTCAAGTAGTGCCAAGCGCGACCGCGACCCGCTTCGCACCGGCATCTTCGGGGTGGTGCTGGTGGTCTGTGTCGTGCTCATCGCGTTCGGCTATGCGGGGCTGCCGTTCTTTCCGCAGGGAAAGGTCTACGACGCGTACTTCACCGACGCCGGCGGGATTTCGCCCGGCAACACGGTGTACGTGTCGGGCTTCAAGGTCGGCAAGGTGCAGTCGGTCGGCCTGGCCGGCGACAGCGCCAAGATCAGCTTCACCGTGGACCGCCACGTCGCCGTCGGCGACCAGTCCCTCGCGGCGATCCGCACCGACACCATCCTCGGCGAGCGTTCCATCGCGGTGACCCCGGCCGGTGGCGGCAAGGCGACCACGATTCCGCTCAGCCGGACCACCACGCCCTACACTCTGGCCGGCGCGCTGGAAGACCTGGGCCAAAACGCCACCACACTGAACAAGCCGCAGTTCGAGCAGGCCCTCGACGTGCTGACCGACACGTTGCAGGACGCCACCCCGGACCTGCGCGGCGCCCTCGACGGTGTGACGTCGCTGTCGCGCACCCTGAACAAGCGGGACGAGGCGCTGCAAAGCCTTCTGGCGCATGCCAAGTCGGTGACCGGGATGCTGAGCCAGCGCGCCGGCCAGGTCAACCAGCTCGTCGACGACGGCAACGCGCTGTTCGCGGCGCTCGACGAGCGGCGCGCGGCCCTGAGCCGGCTGATCTCGGGCATCCAGGGCCTCTCGGCGCAGATCTCCGGCTTCGTCGCCGACAACCGCAAGGAGTTCGGCCCGTCGTTGTCCAAGCTCAACCAGGTGCTGGCGAACCTCAACGAGCGCCGCGACTACATCACCGAGGCCCTCAAACGGCTGCCCACCTATGCCACCGAACTCGGCGAGGTGGTCGGGTCCGGGCCAGGGTTCAACGTCAACGTGTACGGGGTGATCCCGGCGCCGCTGCTGGCCACGATGTTCGACTTCTTCTACCAGCCGGGCAAGCTGCCGGCCAGTCTTGCCGACTACCTGCGCGGCCTCATCCAGGAGCGTTGGATCATCAGGCCGAAGTCACCATGA